The proteins below are encoded in one region of Festucalex cinctus isolate MCC-2025b chromosome 2, RoL_Fcin_1.0, whole genome shotgun sequence:
- the LOC144013539 gene encoding uncharacterized protein LOC144013539, which yields MANNFWNELSFQLSKNRAIPHYRQIFMGDGKEDFSRWCRHFEVTVGAHSEADEDSLAKLLPTCLGGAAFSYWDSLSDEDKSDYTITKEKLKAVFGQAAYLSTFQSYINARGRLPGEALPVFAAEISRLVEEAFPTYGDDAKSGEKFRRFIAGLDPYLQLRCHEQGVKTLEEALKFAVQIETAHQASRVFAAQGPFPAAPTYPAVSPIVTPPLPMAAPLGVHSANADDMKKMLKTIEALSDKVERLQLTVSQQGQDSQCRGGAGYGFRHRSFTPEGLRRDRYPAERYYGSPPRRRDASYERNSTSRSAYRTSRRDEEVYNQQGPRTQSESSQRNRRGYSPSRRSYTDRGRSPDRYAGGHHQRSPSPAGRVRFQSPSRPQTDQGNYE from the coding sequence ATGGCGAACAATTTTTGGAACGAGCTGTCCTTTCAGTTGAGTAAGAACCGCGCCATCCCACATTACCGCCAAATTTTTATGGGGGATGGTAAGGAGGATTTTTCGAGATGGTGCAGACACTTTGAGGTGACTGTTGGTGCTCACTCTGAGGCTGACGAGGACAGTTTAGCAAAGCTGTTACCTACATGCTTGGGTGGGGCCGCATTCAGTTACTGGGACAGTCTATCTGATGAAGACAAGAGCGACTATACAATCACTAAAGAGAAACTGAAGGCTGTTTTTGGACAAGCTGCCTATTTATCAACATTTCAAAGTTACATTAATGCACGTGGCCGTCTTCCTGGTGAGGCTCTTCCTGTGTTTGCTGCAGAGATCAGCCGCTTGGTTGAAGAAGCTTTCCCGACATATGGTGATGACGCTAAAAGTGGAGAGAAATTTCGCCGCTTCATTGCTGGACTTGATCCATATCTGCAACTACGATGCCACGAACAAGGTGTGAAAACACTTGAAGAGGCTCTGAAGTTTGCGGTACAAATTGAGACTGCCCATCAAGCAAGCAGAGTGTTTGCTGCTCAGGGGCCTTTTCCTGCAGCACCCACTTATCCTGCAGTTTCGCCTATCGTGACACCTCCTCTTCCCATGGCTGCTCCCCTGGGTGTCCACTCAGCTAATGCAGATGACATGAAGAAGATGTTAAAGACCATTGAGGCATTATCAGACAAGGTGGAACGACTACAATTGACAGTTAGCCAGCAAGGGCAGGATTCACAATGCCGTGGTGGCGCTGGCTATGGATTTCGTCACAGGAGTTTCACACCTGAGGGACTACGACGTGATCGCTATCCTGCAGAACGATACTACGGATCACCACCTCGTCGCAGAGATGCATCCTACGAAAGAAACTCAACTAGTCGCAGTGCGTACCGGACCTCCCGACGTGATGAGGAGGTGTACAACCAACAAGGTCCACGCACTCAATCGGAATCATCGCAACGCAATAGGAGAGGCTACAGTCCTTCACGGAGGAGCTACACGGATCGTGGCCGCTCTCCTGATCGATACGCCGGGGGACATCATCAACGATCTCCGAGTCCAGCTGGACGTGTACGTTTCCAGTCTCCTTCACGTCCTCAGACGGATCAGGGAAACTACGAGTAG
- the trim108 gene encoding tripartite motif containing 108, giving the protein MASASFADDLTCPICFTFFTDPVTLLCGHSFCRTCLTKFLDLQSQCPCCRASVASKKEVAALCTNFVLLSLAEKAKHADGNTRELITAKVEVAETCPEHDEKLKLFCVTDQQLTCIICRDGERHVGHTFKPIKEAAASVKMELKKGLDKVSGGIKNLESLLSTQRATIKSTKGRSCQLVSQISAQFAEMHQFLQKREEELKKEVRRQEDKNVAQMTKMVNAIEAELSQNRELQTKVASVLEISDPGKFLKGCAEGASAILQEAFRSRENEYSVVASALSLGPYESHLQFFVWKEMLQVIRPREEHLMLDMEGCQENLSADRCSLLHDRHNDFYNDRYSRNKSLMYHKTYQSYSLDPRRDSRMNPHRRPIENITPLFHGFATSVDEFTSGQHYWEIQVGQIEIGQGDFWEVGIPDHIITLQDGKNLSTRCPQGVTSLSLKNIPQKIGIYLNIPSQELSFYDASNMTHINTVSTKGSKASSFSALLKMGYKTPSAILFTVCRY; this is encoded by the exons ATGGCCTCTGCCTCTTTCGCAGACGACTTGACTTGTCcgatttgttttacattttttaccgATCCAGTTACTCTCCTCTGCGGCCACTCTTTCTGCAGAACATGTCTGACAAAATTTTTGGACCTGCAGTCCCAGTGTCCGTGTTGTCGGGCGTCGGTTGCCTCCAAGAAGGAAGTGGCGGCCTTGTGTACCAACTTTGTCTTGCTCAGCCTTGCTGAAAAAGCCAAACACGCAGACGGGAATACCAGAGAGCTGATTACAGCAAAAGTTGAG GTTGCTGAAACGTGCCCGGAGCATGATGAGAAGCTGAAACTGTTCTGTGTGACTGACCAGCAGCTGACTTGCATCATATGTCGAGACGGCGAGCGGCATGTAGGACACACATTCAAACCCATCAAGGAAGCAGCCGCATCTGTGAAGATGGAGCTGAAGAAGGGACTGGACAAAGTTTCTGGAGGCATAAAAAATCTGGAGAGCTTGCTAAGCACTCAGAGGGCGACGATAAAGTCAACTAAGGGCAGGTCTTGTCAACTGGTGAGCCAAATCAGTGCACAGTTTGCGGAGATGCACCAGTTTTTGCAAAAGAGAGAGGAGGAGCTGAAAAAAGAAGTGAGACGCCAAGAGGACAAAAATGTGGCGCAAATGACCAAGATGGTGAACGCCATCGAGGCAGAGCTGTCCCAGAATAGAGAGCTGCAGACTAAGGTGGCCTCGGTCCTGGAAATTTCCGACCCTGGGAAATTTTTAAAGGGGTGTGCCGAAGGGGCCAGCGCCATACTTCAAGAAGCATTCCGGTCAAGAGAAAATGAATACTCGGTGGTGGCAAGCGCGCTTTCCCTGGGACCTTATGAGAGTCACctgcagttttttgtttggaAAGAGATGCTTCAGGTGATACGTCCTCGAGAAGAACACCTCATGCTCGACATGGAAGGGTGCCAAGAGAATCTGTCTGCTGACAGATGCAGTCTGCTCCATGATCGCCACAATGATTTCTACAATGATCGCTACAGTCGAAATAAATCTCTAATGTACCACAAAACTTACCAAAGTTACAGTTTGGATCCTCGGCGAGACTCACGAATGAATCCACACCGCAGGCCCATTGAAAACATCACTCCTTTGTTTCATGGATTTGCCACGAGTGTGGATGAATTCACTTCAGGGCAGCACTACTGGGAAATACAAGTTGGCCAAATAGAGATTGGCCAAGGTGACTTTTGGGAAGTGGGGATACCGGATCATATTATCACACTCCAAGATGGAAAAAATCTTTCCACCAGATGTCCACAAGGAGTAACTTCACTCTCTCTGAAAAATATACCGCAAAAGATCGGCATCTATCTGAACATCCCATCTCAGGAGCTCTCTTTCTACGATGCATCCAACATGACCCATATAAACACAGTCAGCACCAAAGGCTCAAAAGCATCCTCATTTTCAGCACTcctgaaaatgggttacaaaACACCAAGTGCTATCCTTTTTACAGTGTGCCGGTATTAA